A single region of the Glycine max cultivar Williams 82 chromosome 20, Glycine_max_v4.0, whole genome shotgun sequence genome encodes:
- the LOC102662920 gene encoding BTB/POZ domain-containing protein At5g47800, giving the protein MGLIDYVQVKWSYTYTRPGYTRKQHHSVPKDWWTEDVSDLNIDLFRCILMAIRSTYVLPPQLIGEALHVYACKWLPSITKLKSSFNSATQAEKSKAVSRKILETIVSMIPANRGSISAGFLLRLLSISSPHGVSPVTKTELVKRANIQFEEATVSDLLYPSTSPLDQNFYDTELVLAVLESYLKFWKKISPATVDNRHLIKSIRSVGKLIDSYLQVVARDDNMPVSKFVSLAETVPAIGRLGHDDLYQAINIYLKVNFP; this is encoded by the exons ATGGG ATTAATTGATTATGTGCAGGTCAAATGGTCCTACACCTACACTAGGCCCGGTTATACCAGAAAACAGCATCATTCAGTCCCAAAGGATTGGTGGACTGAGGATGTGTCCGATCTTAACATAGATCTTTTCAGGTGCATATTAATGGCTATTAGATCAACTTATGTGCTCCCACCACAGCTTATTGGCGAAGCTCTGCATGTCTATGCCTGTAAGTGGCTACCCAGCATCACAAAGCTTAAAAGTTCATTCAATTCAGCAACACAAGCAGAAAAATCTAAAGCTGTGAGCCGAAAAATTCTGGAGACAATTGTCAGCATGATTCCTGCTAATAGAGGGTCGATTTCAGCTGGCTTCTTGTTAAGGCTTCTCAGCATTTCAAGCCCTCATGGTGTCTCCCCAGTGACCAAAACAGAACTAGTAAAGAGAGCCAACATACAGTTTGAGGAGGCAACAGTGAGTGACCTGCTTTATCCTTCAACATCCCCTTTGGACCAAAACTTTTATGACACGGAATTAGTCCTAGCAGTGTTGGAAAGTTACTTaaagttttggaaaaaaatctCCCCTGCTACTGTGGATAACAGACACTTGATAAAATCAATCAGAAGTGTTGGTAAGCTCATTGATTCCTATCTTCAAGTGGTGGCAAGGGATGATAATATGCCAGTGTCAAAATTTGTCTCCCTGGCTGAAACTGTGCCAGCTATTGGCCGATTAGGGCATGATGATCTCTACCAGGctataaacatctatcttaagGTGAATTTTCCATGA